The following proteins are encoded in a genomic region of Nicotiana sylvestris chromosome 4, ASM39365v2, whole genome shotgun sequence:
- the LOC104223425 gene encoding monothiol glutaredoxin-S2-like has product MDMVMKLGAQSPVVIFSSSTCCMSHTIETLIRNFGANPTIYELDRLQNGRELEKALIELGCQPSFPAVFIGNELVGGSNEIMSLNIRGKLKQLLIRANAIWV; this is encoded by the coding sequence ATGGATATGGTGATGAAGTTGGGAGCACAAAGTCCAGTTGTTATTTTTAGCAGCAGTACTTGTTGCATGTCTCACACTATTGAAACGTTAATCCGAAATTTCGGAGCAAATCCTACAATTTATGAACTTGATAGACTTCAGAATGGGAGGGAATTGGAGAAGGCATTGATTGAATTAGGGTGTCAACCAAGTTTTCCTGCTGTGTTCATTGGAAATGAATTGGTTGGTGGTTCTAATGAAATCATGAGTCTCAACATTAGAGGCAAACTCAAGCAATTGCTCATTAGGGCTAATGCAATTTGGGTATAG
- the LOC104223426 gene encoding monothiol glutaredoxin-S1-like has product MDMVMKLGAQSPVVIFSRSTCCMSHTIETLIRNFGANSTIYELDRLQNGKELERALIELGCQPSFPAVFIGNELVGGSNEVMSLNIRGKLKQLLIRANAIWV; this is encoded by the coding sequence ATGGATATGGTGATGAAGTTGGGAGCACAAAGTCCAGTTGTGATTTTTAGCAGAAGTACTTGTTGCATGTCTCACACTATCGAAACATTAATCCGAAATTTCGGAGCAAATTCTACAATTTATGAGCTTGATAGACTTCAGAATGGGAAGGAATTGGAGAGGGCATTGATTGAATTAGGGTGTCAACCAAGTTTTCCTGCTGTTTTCATTGGAAATGAATTGGTTGGTGGTTCTAATGAGGTCATGAGTCTCAACATTAGAGGCAAGCTCAAGCAATTGCTCATTAGGGCTAATGCAATTTGGGTATAG